Part of the Gallalistipes aquisgranensis genome, TCGATTTCTACAACAGTTTCGTGATCCAGCCCATGCTGACCACCGTGCTGGAGATCGCCGGAAAGAACGGGGCGGGCGACGAGGCTTTCCTGCGCGACCAGCTCCGACGTTATGCGCGCTACGCCGAACAGCAGGAGCGGATGATCTCGCCCGAGGGGACCTATCCCGTGCTGGGGCGTTCGCTGGCGTATCGTTTCGGCGCCTTTTACGCCCTGTCCGACGTCAGCTACCGACACATGCTGCCCGGAACGCTGAAACCTGCCCAGGTACGCTGTGCCCTGACTTCGGTGATCGCCCGCCAGAGCGAGGCGCCCGGAACGTTCGATGCGCAGGGATGGATGCGTGTCGGACTTTGCGGCCATCAGCCGGGGGTGGGAGAGACCTATATTTCCACGGGCAGCCTCTACTTGTGCAGTGCCGTTTTCGTGGCGCTGGGACTGCCCGTCTCCGATCCGTTCTGGAGCGATCCGGAGGCCGACTGGACGGCCCTGAAGGTTTGGAAGGGCGAGGATATCCGGTGCGACAAGGCGCTGAAAACCCCGAAAGACAGATAGTCCGCGGCAGTTTTACCGGGTAAGGAAAGGGATACCCCCGCGGCATTCGCCGGCGGGGGTATCCCTTTCCCGTCAGTCTCCTATTTTCTCGGGCGCTCCGTCCGCTTCCGGGCCGTGAGCAGGTCGAGTTCGGGACCGATCAGCCCTTCGCGCCGCGTGATGTCGAGCAGTTTCCGCTCCGTCTCTTCGGGCGGGAGCAGGGGACCGGCCGGCCGGGGTCGGAGAGCCATGTAAAGCGCCCCTTCGTTGTGGAGGGCCATCGTCGCGTCGATATACCGGAGCAGGGTGGGCTCCTCCAGCATGAAATTGAGGGGGGCTTTCCGCTCCAGTACCCGTTCGTCGGGGATCGAGGGTCCGTATTCGTCCTCCACGCCCATATTGGCCAGCAGGGTGTCCGATCCGACGAGTGCCTCGGCCGGGATACGGCCTTCCAGCGCATGGGGAACCCCGGTGGCGGTCACGACGGCATAGGCGCCTTCCAGTGCCCGGGCCACGGCACTGCGGTCCCTGTAGTCCGCAATCTCTTCGGCACATGCCCTCACCCGTCCGCCTGCCGTGCCCGGGTCGGTCACAACATGGACCCGCGCTCCGGCCCGGAATGCCTGGAGAATGATGCCCGTGCCCACCTTGCCGCTGCCGAAGACCACCAGTTTCTTTCCTTTCCACTCCCCGTACCCCAGCGTGCGCATGGCCCGCAGGTAGCTTTCGCCCGTTCCGAGGCAGGTTTCGATCTGCTTGATGATTCCTTCGTCGGCCATGAAGACGGGCCTCGGACACCGGGCATAGGCCCGTGCTCCGGAGCGGGTGAGTTCGGCGTATCCGATCCGGGCCTGCCGGCCGGAAAAGGCTCCGGCGCAGTCCAGCACGAGGTCGTATGTTCCCGGATCGGCGCTCTCCTCCCGTTCGAACGGAATGCCGGTCGCAGCCAGACGCCCGAGCAGTGCGGCATCGTTGGGCAGGCGCCGAGAGACGCCCAGCGTGAGGCGCGCCCCGGCGGCCAGCAGGGCGAGGTGTTTGAGCAGCGTATTGTGGAAAATGGGGGTGGCGTCGAGTATCTCGAGCCCATCCAGCGGCCGGGACGCCCTCCACCGGGCGGTCTGTTCCCGCAGGGCCGGATACTCCTGTTCTACGTAACGTCCGGCCACGATCGCTTCGATCTGGTCTGTCAGCATAAGGCGAATGTTTTTGCTAAAATAGTCCGTTCGGACGAAAAAAACAACCCGGACGGGCGAGGAGGGCCCGAAAGCCCCGAATCGTCCGTCCGGATTGTTATGGTGCCGCTGCGGGCCGTTACCAGTTGTCGCTGCGGAACGGGGCGGCGGGCAGGCCTTCGGTGTTGTAGAGATTGGTTTTGTGCCAACTGTGGAAGGCGAAACGGACGGCTACCGGAGCCGGGACGGCTTCGGACGATACCACTACCCGTTTGCGGTCTTTGTGGACGCGGGCCTTGGCGGGATGAAAAACCCGGTCCTCGCCTGCCAGTTCGAAGCAATCCAGATCGGTCTTTTCGGGAGAGAGTCCGAGTCCCGTGTGGTCGAAACTGACCAGTGCCTTGCCGTTTTCGAACTCCACGCTTCTGAACAGGGGGCCCGAGGCGGGGATGCCTTTCAATCCGTACGTGCCTGCCAGTGCGGCTGCTGCGGCCCGCCGGGCTACGGGTGCCTTGAGGGGGGCGTGGATGAAATTGGGCGACCCGATGTCGGACGTGCCTACGAGCGAGCAGCCGGGAACGGTGCGCACCACCTGTTGCTGGGCCTCCATGATCAGAGCCCCGGCCAGTTCCTCACGGCTGGCGTAGGGACATATCTGGCAGATGATGAACGGCATGTCGGGCCGGTTCCACTCACTGCGCCACAGTCCGATCATGTCGGTCAGCAGCCGGGCGTAGATGTGTGCCCGCGAACGGTTGCTCTCCCCCTGGTACCAGACCACGCCCTTGAAGTTCATCTTCAGCAGCGGGGTGAGCATGCCGTTGTAGAGGGTGCTGGGGGCCCGGTGGGGCATGTCCGCCTTTTCGGCCGGGATGTAGTCGCGGCCGGGAGTGTATTTCGCCAGCGTGGCGGGGCTCATCCATGCCTCCACGTTCGATCCTCCGTAGCAGGAGACGACGATACCGACGGGTATGCCGAGCGTCTCGTTCAGCTGTTTCCCAAACAGGTATCCGACGGCGCTGAATGCGGCCACGCTCTCCGGGGTGCAGGTTTTCCACTCTCCGGAACAGGAGGCCTGGGGTGCGTCGGCCGGTTTGCGTCCCACGGTGTAGAGACGCAGATGCCGGTAGCGGGGCGACGACATGATCTCCGCGAGGGACCCGTCGGTGGGCTGGGACGGAAAGCCACGCATGGGCATCTCCATGTTGGACTGGCCGGAACAGAGCCATACCTCGCCGATCAGTACGTCTTCGAGCGTGGCGGTTCCGTCTCCCGAGGCGGTGACGGTCTGGGGCTCGGCCGTGGCTGCCGGCGTGGGAACGGTGACGCTCCAGAAGCCGTTGCCGTCCGCCCTGGTTTTACGGACGAGGCCGTCCCACGAGCAGGTCACCCCGATTTCGCTGCGGGGCGAGGCGCTCCCGTGGATGGTCGCTTCGCTTCGCTGCTGGAGCACCATGTGGTCGCCGAGGGTGGGGTGGAACTTTACTTCGGCCCGTAGCGTGAAGACGGAGCAGAGGCCGAGGATCATAAGCAGTTTTTTCATCGTTTCAGGTTGTTTGGTTACCGTGCAAAGATAATTCAGAATCCTTTTTCCCGGATCGGAATAATGTCCCGAGCCGTTGTAAAATAGTACAAAAAGACTAATCCGTCGGGGAAGACAGAGGGCCCTTCCGCTTTCCCCGACGGATAAGGGGAGAATTGCGGACGAAATATGCCGCTATTCCGAACTATATTGGCCGTTCTTTCCGAGGGGGGACGCTATCTTTGTAAAAAAGGAGTTTCGTGCGGAAGGCGCATAGTTTCCGAATAAAATTTCCTATTTTTACCACTCCATAAAATTCCAGAGGTTATGAACGGCAATTATAATTTGCAGATCGACGGGGGACTGATTACAGAGGGTGTCCCCTACGACATCATTCACCGCTACGAGCGGATCAGGACTTCGGTTTTCCCGACCGAGTACGACGGCGTACAGCATGCCGCCGACATCATCGTGGGGATGATCAACGACCACAGCCGCGAGGCGGCCGAGTCCGGCATCGACTATTCGGCCACGCCCTTCGCTCTGGGGCTGAGTACGGGACGGACGCCCGTGGGGCTCTATCATGAGCTGGTGAAGCGTTACGAGCGGGGAGAGGTGAGTTTCCGCGAGGTGGCGGTGTACAGTCTCGACGAATTTTATCCGATCACGGCGCAGGAGCAGCAGAGCCGGAATTTCCGCATCCATGAGGATTTTCTGAACCATGTGGACATCCTGCCCGAGAATATCCATATTCCCGACGGTTCGATTCCCCTGGAGGAAATCTCCTCCTACTGTACGGCCTACGACATGGAGGCGTCGAACATCGACCTGATGATTATCGGTATGGGCATCCAGGGACAGGTGGGCTTCAACGAGCCCGGCAGTTACCGTAACTCGCGTACGCGGCTGGTGGCCCTGAACAACGCCACGCGGGAGTCGCTTTCGCCGATCTTCTACAACAACGTTGAGGATACGCCCCGGATGGCCATTACGCTCGGCATGGAGACCATCATGAAGGCGAAGCGGATCATTCTGCTGGCCTGGGGCGAGGAGAAGTCCGACGTGGTGGGCAAACTGGTCGAGGGCGAGGTGACGGTGCAGGTGCCCGTCACCCTGTTGCAGGAGCACGAGAACATAGAGGTCGTGGTGGACGAGAATGCTGCGCAGGGGCTGACCCGCATCCAGGCCCCGTGGCTGGTGGGGCCTTGCCGGTGGACGCCCAAGTTCATCCGCAAGGCGGCCGTATGGCTCTGCCAGCAGGTGGACCGGCCGATCCTGAAGCTGACCTACCAGGACTATATCGACCATTCGCTGGGTGGTCTGCTCGACAGTGTGGGGCGTACCTATGACCGGATCAATATAGACGTGTTCAACGATTTGCAGCACACCATCACCGGCTGGCCCGGAGGCAAACCCGATGCCGACGACTCGACGCGGCCCGTACCTTCGAAGCCCTACCCGAAACGGGTGATCGTCTTCTCGCCCCATCCGGACGACGATGTGATTTCGATGGGCGGAACGCTCCACCGGCTGGTGTCGCAGGGACACGACGTGCATGTTGCCTATCAGACTTCGGGCAATGTGGCCGTACATGACGATATGGTGCTTCAGGTGATGGATACGGCCCGCGAAGTGGGTCTGGGGGACCGTTACGATGAGATACGCCGGGTGATTGCCTCCAAAAAACGGGGTGAGCCCGAACCGAGGGAGCTGCTCGACGTAAAGGGGGCGATCCGAAGGGGCGAGGCCAAGGCGGCCTGCCGCCTGTTCGGGTTGGACGACAGTACAAACGTGCATTTTCTCAATCTGCCTTTCTACGAGACGGGAGGCATCAAAAAGAGCCGGCTGGGCGAGGCCGATATCCGGATCGTGGTCGATCTGCTGCGCACGATCCAGCCGCACCAGATCTATGCCGCCGGCGACCTGTCCGATCCTCACGGCACGCACCGCGTCTGCATCGAGGCCGTACTGGAGGCCCTGTCGCGTGTGAAGGACGATCCGTGGATGAAGGGCTGCACCATGTGGCTTTACCGCGGGGCATGGCAGGAGTGGGACCTGGGTGTGGTCGATATGGCCGTGCCGCTGAGCCCCGAGGAGATGATCGCCAAGCGTCATGCCATCTACCGCCACCTTTCGCAGAAGGACATCGTGCCCTTCCCCGGTGCCGACAAGCGGGAGTTCTGGCAGCGGGCCGAGGAGCGCACGCAGAACACCGCCCGGTTGTATGACCGGCTGGGTATGGCCGAATACCAGGCCATCGAAGTCTTCGTGCGGATGATGTAGAACGCGCGGTTTCCGATAAACGGGCCGGTTCGGGGGAAAAACGGACCGGCCCGCTGTTTTTTCCTGACCGTGTCCGGCTGTTACCGCACGGGGAGAATGCGAAACGGAGCCGGGAAAATCAAGTAAGGCGCTTTTTTGCGCGGCATGTCTCAAAATTTGATTACCTTCGCGTCAAACTGATTCGTTTTATGGAGAGAGTCGCATTGTTTCCGGGGTCGTTCGATCCTTTCACGCTGGGCCATCAGGCCATTGTGGAGCAGGGGCTCCGGATTTTCGACCGCATCGTCGTCGGGGTGGGGGCCAACAGCGAGAAGCACGGCCTGCTCACCGTGGAGAACAGGGAGCGTCTGATCGGCGATATCTACCGCGGGAATCCCTGCGTGGAGACCGTTTCCTACGGCGGACTGACGGGGGATTACTGCCGGCAGCGGGGAATCCGGTTCATTCTGCGGGGCATGCGCAACACGGTGGACTACGAGTACGAGCGGGGCATGATGCTGATCAACCAGCGGCTCTATCCGGAGATCACTACTGTCCTGCTGTTCACTCCGCCGGAATACGTGGCGATCTCCTCGAGCATGATCCGCGAGCTGGTCTCCTACGGGAACGACCCGATCGAGCTGATGCCCAGTAATATCGACATCAAGAATTACCTATAAAAGCAACGACGTTATGGAATTTACAGCCGAAATCATAGCAGGTTTCCTGGGCGGTGAGATCGCGGGAGACAAGGATGCGAAAGTGTGGACGATCGCCAAGATCGAGGAAGGTACCCCCGGGGCTCTCTCGTTCCTTTCCAATCCCAAGTACGAACATTACATTTACGATACGGACTCTTCGATCGTGATCGTGAGCCGGGAATTCGTTCCCTCGCGCCCGGTGCGGGCGACGATGATCCGGGTGGACGATCCCTACGGTTGTTTCGCCAAGCTGCTGGAGCTCTATGTGGCCAACAAACCGCAGAAGACAGGCATCAGTCCGCTCAGCTCGATCCATGCCGGTGCCCGGCTGGGCGAGAACTGCTATGTAGGCGAGTTTGCCGTGATCGGCGACGGGGTGACTGCCGGTGACGGCTGCAAGATATATCCTCATGTGTATGTCGGCGACCGGGTCCGATTGGGAAAGAACGTCACGCTCAACGCGGGGGTGCGTATCTACGAGGATTGCGTGATCGGCGACAATGTGATCCTGCATGCGGGATGCGTGATCGGGGCGGACGGTTTTGGTTTCGCGCCCAACGAGAAGGGTGAGTTCGTGAAGATTCCCCAGATCGGCAACGTGGTGATCGAGGACGACGTGGAGATCGGGGCCAATACCTGCGTGGATCGGGCCACGATGGGGTCTACGCGCATTAGGAAAGGTGTGAAGCTCGACAATCTGATCCAGATCGGGCATAACGTGGTGGTCGGCGAGAATACGGTCTGCGCCTCGCAGGTGGGAATCGCCGGTTCCACGAAGGTGGGACACAGCTGCATGATGGGCGGTCAGGTGGGGATCGCCGGTCATCTGACCATCGGCGACGGCGTGAAGCTGGCCTCCAAGAGCGGCGTGTCGAACAGTATCGCCGACGGACAGACCTATATGGGATCGCCCGCCCTGCCGGGAACCAAGTTCCACCGGGCGCATGCCGTTTACCGGAACCTGCCCGATTTGAGCAACCGGGTGCATCAGATCGAAAAGGCGCTCGAAAAGTTGTTGAAGGAGCGGGAGGCTGCCGAATAGTTTTTCCGATGAAGGAACGGCCGGAAAGGATCATCATGGGGATCGACCCGGGCACCAATACGGCCGGGTACGGTTTCCTGGAGGTGCGGGGTGCCGCCGTGCACTGCATCGTGCTGGGAGATATCGCGCTTCACCAGTTGAAAGACCCTTACCGGAAACTGCGTCATCTGTTCGACCGGGTGGGGGCGCTGATCGAGGAGTATCGTCCGGACGAAGTGGCGCTGGAATCGCCCTTTTTCGGGGAGAACGTCCAGAGCATGTTGAAACTCGGCCGGGCGCAGGGGGTGGCGATGGCCGCCGCGCTGACGCATGACCTGCCCGTGTTCGAATATGCCCCGCGCCGGATCAAACAGGCGATCACGGGGCAGGGTGGGGCCTCGAAGGAGCAGGTGGCGGCCCTGTTGAAAAGTATGCTGCACGTGGAGTACGACGTGAAGAGGCTGGACGCCACGGACGGGCTGGCGGTAGCGCTGTGCCACTATTTCGTCAGTTCGGCCCCGATCAACGAGGCTTGCGGGGACGATCGGAAAAAGGCTCTGGGCGGCGGATTGAAGGCCGTGTCGCGGCAGGGAAGCCGCAGCTGGGAGAGTTTCGTGAGCGATCATCCCGACCGGTTGGTGCGGCCGGTGTCCGGGAAACGGCCGGTGGCGGAAGGTGCGGAGTGTCCGCTGGAACATAGAATTCA contains:
- a CDS encoding NAD(P)-dependent oxidoreductase, with amino-acid sequence MLTDQIEAIVAGRYVEQEYPALREQTARWRASRPLDGLEILDATPIFHNTLLKHLALLAAGARLTLGVSRRLPNDAALLGRLAATGIPFEREESADPGTYDLVLDCAGAFSGRQARIGYAELTRSGARAYARCPRPVFMADEGIIKQIETCLGTGESYLRAMRTLGYGEWKGKKLVVFGSGKVGTGIILQAFRAGARVHVVTDPGTAGGRVRACAEEIADYRDRSAVARALEGAYAVVTATGVPHALEGRIPAEALVGSDTLLANMGVEDEYGPSIPDERVLERKAPLNFMLEEPTLLRYIDATMALHNEGALYMALRPRPAGPLLPPEETERKLLDITRREGLIGPELDLLTARKRTERPRK
- a CDS encoding sialate O-acetylesterase produces the protein MKKLLMILGLCSVFTLRAEVKFHPTLGDHMVLQQRSEATIHGSASPRSEIGVTCSWDGLVRKTRADGNGFWSVTVPTPAATAEPQTVTASGDGTATLEDVLIGEVWLCSGQSNMEMPMRGFPSQPTDGSLAEIMSSPRYRHLRLYTVGRKPADAPQASCSGEWKTCTPESVAAFSAVGYLFGKQLNETLGIPVGIVVSCYGGSNVEAWMSPATLAKYTPGRDYIPAEKADMPHRAPSTLYNGMLTPLLKMNFKGVVWYQGESNRSRAHIYARLLTDMIGLWRSEWNRPDMPFIICQICPYASREELAGALIMEAQQQVVRTVPGCSLVGTSDIGSPNFIHAPLKAPVARRAAAAALAGTYGLKGIPASGPLFRSVEFENGKALVSFDHTGLGLSPEKTDLDCFELAGEDRVFHPAKARVHKDRKRVVVSSEAVPAPVAVRFAFHSWHKTNLYNTEGLPAAPFRSDNW
- a CDS encoding PIG-L family deacetylase, yielding MNGNYNLQIDGGLITEGVPYDIIHRYERIRTSVFPTEYDGVQHAADIIVGMINDHSREAAESGIDYSATPFALGLSTGRTPVGLYHELVKRYERGEVSFREVAVYSLDEFYPITAQEQQSRNFRIHEDFLNHVDILPENIHIPDGSIPLEEISSYCTAYDMEASNIDLMIIGMGIQGQVGFNEPGSYRNSRTRLVALNNATRESLSPIFYNNVEDTPRMAITLGMETIMKAKRIILLAWGEEKSDVVGKLVEGEVTVQVPVTLLQEHENIEVVVDENAAQGLTRIQAPWLVGPCRWTPKFIRKAAVWLCQQVDRPILKLTYQDYIDHSLGGLLDSVGRTYDRINIDVFNDLQHTITGWPGGKPDADDSTRPVPSKPYPKRVIVFSPHPDDDVISMGGTLHRLVSQGHDVHVAYQTSGNVAVHDDMVLQVMDTAREVGLGDRYDEIRRVIASKKRGEPEPRELLDVKGAIRRGEAKAACRLFGLDDSTNVHFLNLPFYETGGIKKSRLGEADIRIVVDLLRTIQPHQIYAAGDLSDPHGTHRVCIEAVLEALSRVKDDPWMKGCTMWLYRGAWQEWDLGVVDMAVPLSPEEMIAKRHAIYRHLSQKDIVPFPGADKREFWQRAEERTQNTARLYDRLGMAEYQAIEVFVRMM
- the coaD gene encoding pantetheine-phosphate adenylyltransferase; this encodes MERVALFPGSFDPFTLGHQAIVEQGLRIFDRIVVGVGANSEKHGLLTVENRERLIGDIYRGNPCVETVSYGGLTGDYCRQRGIRFILRGMRNTVDYEYERGMMLINQRLYPEITTVLLFTPPEYVAISSSMIRELVSYGNDPIELMPSNIDIKNYL
- the lpxD gene encoding UDP-3-O-(3-hydroxymyristoyl)glucosamine N-acyltransferase; amino-acid sequence: MEFTAEIIAGFLGGEIAGDKDAKVWTIAKIEEGTPGALSFLSNPKYEHYIYDTDSSIVIVSREFVPSRPVRATMIRVDDPYGCFAKLLELYVANKPQKTGISPLSSIHAGARLGENCYVGEFAVIGDGVTAGDGCKIYPHVYVGDRVRLGKNVTLNAGVRIYEDCVIGDNVILHAGCVIGADGFGFAPNEKGEFVKIPQIGNVVIEDDVEIGANTCVDRATMGSTRIRKGVKLDNLIQIGHNVVVGENTVCASQVGIAGSTKVGHSCMMGGQVGIAGHLTIGDGVKLASKSGVSNSIADGQTYMGSPALPGTKFHRAHAVYRNLPDLSNRVHQIEKALEKLLKEREAAE
- the ruvC gene encoding crossover junction endodeoxyribonuclease RuvC — its product is MKERPERIIMGIDPGTNTAGYGFLEVRGAAVHCIVLGDIALHQLKDPYRKLRHLFDRVGALIEEYRPDEVALESPFFGENVQSMLKLGRAQGVAMAAALTHDLPVFEYAPRRIKQAITGQGGASKEQVAALLKSMLHVEYDVKRLDATDGLAVALCHYFVSSAPINEACGDDRKKALGGGLKAVSRQGSRSWESFVSDHPDRLVRPVSGKRPVAEGAECPLEHRIQKRKP